The Deltaproteobacteria bacterium genome contains the following window.
GCGGCGAAGCCGTTACCGCGTAAAGTCCAGAATCAGCTCCTTCCGCCGCGGGTGATCCCGGAGCAACTCCTCCCGAGACGGGATCGAGAAGTCCGCGTATTCGAACCCCGGGGCGACGAAACAGGCCGAAAGGGTGTACGCCCCGGTCGTCCGCGCCGCCTGGAGCGCACCGGCGGGCACCACGGCGATGGGCTTGCCCCTTCTCGTCGCGGAATCCAGAAGGACCTTGCGGACCCGCCGGCTCATGACCACGAGCTCGAGCGGGTCCCCCGCG
Protein-coding sequences here:
- a CDS encoding cupin domain-containing protein; translation: MTDPRKIVAEYRLKRHPEGGWFREVHRSAHPPVRIHGYPGPRATFTVIYFLLARGDFSAFHRLRGEETWIHLAGDPLELVVMSRRVRKVLLDSATRRGKPIAVVPAGALQAARTTGAYTLSACFVAPGFEYADFSIPSREELLRDHPRRKELILDFTR